A single Hippocampus zosterae strain Florida chromosome 1, ASM2543408v3, whole genome shotgun sequence DNA region contains:
- the LOC127595496 gene encoding LOW QUALITY PROTEIN: RNA-binding protein 4.1-like (The sequence of the model RefSeq protein was modified relative to this genomic sequence to represent the inferred CDS: inserted 2 bases in 1 codon): MVKIFIGNLACNTSVEELRGLFEKYGKVTECDIVKNFGFVHMSLLSEAEEAIRNLNQHQLNGWRMNVELSKGRPKSSTKLHVGNLGEGVTADILQAKFEEFGSVVECDVVKDYAFVHMERMEDAMDAINKMDNTAFKGKLMSVQLSTSRLRTAPGMGDHTGCFVCGKHGHWSKDCPVDRNNSHGDDMRGFGGRGPPRGPPGFGRGGYGMAGAPPNFMAGAFNRASYGGGMPPPPPPXPPPRRPGSEVGDRYGERSSVYDRDRVHTSVDYYEKYRPRPYGSSYFEERRMSYLPPPPPPPPPSALSKFSGMDPYERHPPPAAAAPASAAAYYAREHNPIGRVPVTAAGYAYERKRLSPVPAARGGYMPRYAPY; encoded by the exons ATGGTGAAAATCTTTATCGGCAATTTGGCCTGCAACACCAGCGTCGAGGAGCTGCGGGGCCTCTTTGAGAAGTACGGCAAGGTCACAGAATGCGACATAGTCAAGAACTTTGGCTTTGTGCACATGAGCCTCCTGTCCGAGGCCGAGGAGGCCATCCGGAACCTCAACCAGCACCAGCTGAACGGCTGGCGCATGAACGTGGAGCTGAGCAAGGGCAGGCCCAAGTCTAGCACCAAGCTGCACGTGGGCAACCTCGGCGAAGGGGTGACGGCGGACATTTTGCAGGCTAAATTTGAAGAGTTTGGCTCGGTTGTGGAATGTGACGTAGTGAAGGACTATGCCTTTGTTCACATGGAACGAATGGAGGATGCCATGGATGCCATTAATAAGATGGACAACACTGCCTTCAAAG GCAAACTGATGAGCGTACAACTGTCCACCAGTCGGCTGCGCACGGCCCCGGGAATGGGAGATCATACCGGCTGCTTTGTCTGCGGGAAACATGGTCACTGGTCGAAAGACTGTCCAGTCGATCGCAACAATAGCCACGGTGACGACATGAGAGGTTTcggcggccggggccccccACGCGGTCCCCCAGGTTTTGGCAGGGGCGGCTACGGAATGGCCGGCGCACCCCCTAATTTCATGGCTGGCGCGTTTAATCGGGCTAGTTATGGCGGCGgaatgccgccgccgccgccgcc cccccctcctcggaGGCCCGGCTCTGAGGTGGGGGATCGGTATGGTGAGAGGTCTTCAGTTTACGACCGAGACCGGGTGCACACTAGTGTTGATTACTATGAGAAGTACAGACCTCGCCCTTACGGCTCGAGTTATTTCGAGGAGCGCCGCATGTCCTAtctgccccctccccctccgcccccacccccttccgccCTCTCGAAGTTCTCGGGCATGGACCCGTACGAGCGGCATCCGCCGCCAGCCGCGGCGGCCCCCGCTTCCGCTGCCGCTTACTATGCGAGAGAGCACAACCCAATCGGCCGGGTACCCGTCACGGCGGCGGGCTACGCGTATGAGCGCAAGCGGCTATCGCCCGTCCCCGCCGCCAGGGGGGGCTACATGCCACGCTACGCGCCGTATTAA
- the sf1 gene encoding splicing factor 1 isoform X2, which yields MVKIFVGNLSPETTSDELRSLFSQYGKIAECSILKSFGFVHMDSKAEAEEAIRNLHQYQLNGQAMNVELSRGKTRGSTKLHVGNIACTNQELRAKFEEYGVVVECDIVKNYAFVHMERMEDAMEAINQLDNTAFKGKLMSVKLSTSRLRTAPGMGDRSGCYRCGQEGHWSKECPLDQNGYHRNGSEPNSDGFDASRFDGRAPNRAYQAGFTGAEVEYGAGYAPVPGVSRGAGHSGNAAPFRPGPGFENAARFGPHPGYGVSGTGAAYQTDGSYYGAVPGYPMRRSPYEERDPYGVVDYYGKYRANMYGAGYYEEQRAAVPTPAATAATSTTAVRAPSSSVEAYQVPQVPAATVTPFVQRDRSPIRRNPTEGEGYTYPPGSQIPTVATTANNKYYL from the exons ATGGTGAAAATATTCGTGGGGAACCTTTCGCCCGAGACCACATCAGACGAACTGAGGTCACTCTTCTCTCAGTACGGCAAGATTGCCGAGTGTTCCATTCTGAAGAGTTTCGGCTTCGTGCACATGGACAGCAaggcggaggcggaggaggcCATCCGCAACCTCCACCAGTATCAACTGAACGGCCAGGCCATGAACGTGGAGCTGAGCCGTGGCAAGACAAGAGGCTCCACCAAGCTCCATGTGGGAAACATCGCATGCACCAACCAAGAGCTGAGGGCCAAGTTTGAAGAATACGGCGTGGTGGTGGAGTGTGACATAGTTAAAAACTATGCCTTTGTTCACATGGAACGCATGGAGGATGCCATGGAGGCCATTAATCAGTTAGACAACACGGCTTTCAAAG gCAAACTGATGAGCGTGAAGCTTTCGACTAGCCGCCTCCGTACTGCGCCGGGAATGGGAGACCGATCGGGTTGTTATCGTTGCGGGCAGGAAGGCCACTGGTCCAAAGAATGCCCGCTAGATCAAAACGGCTACCACAGAAACGGCTCAGAGCCAAACTCTGATGGATTCGATGCTTCGAGGTTTGACGGGCGTGCTCCGAACCGGGCTTATCAAGCGGGCTTCACCGGCGCGGAAGTGGAATATGGCGCCGGCTACGCTCCTGTGCCTGGCGTTTCCCGTGGTGCCGGTCACAGCGGGAATGCGGCGCCGTTCAGACCCGGTCCGGGCTTCGAGAATGCAGCGAGATTCGGGCCGCATCCAGGTTACGGCGTGTCCGGCACCGGGGCCGCATACCAGACCGACGGCTCGTACTATGGCGCGGTACCTGGCTACCCGATGCGGCGGTCGCCTTACGAGGAGCGAGATCCGTACGGAGTTGTGGACTACTACGGGAAGTACAGGGCCAATATGTACGGCGCCGGTTATTACGAGGAACAACGCGCCGCCGTGCCCACGCCTGCCGCAACAGCGGCCACTTCAACCACGGCTGTTCGTGCGCCGTCGTCTAGCGTCGAGGCATATCAGGTCCCTCAGGTCCCTGCTGCAACGGTTACCCCATTCGTGCAACGGGACCGGAGTCCGATTCGGAGAAACCCCACCGAGGGTGAAGGATACACGTATCCTCCGGGTTCGCAGATCCCCACGGTGGCCACTACTGCCAATAATAAGTACTACCTCTAA
- the sf1 gene encoding splicing factor 1 isoform X1 — protein sequence MVKIFVGNLSPETTSDELRSLFSQYGKIAECSILKSFGFVHMDSKAEAEEAIRNLHQYQLNGQAMNVELSRGKTRGSTKLHVGNIACTNQELRAKFEEYGVVVECDIVKNYAFVHMERMEDAMEAINQLDNTAFKASGLGKMATGANATPLGKLHPSIGAKRGFDAGPGADNGMMPNPRPPASFTPIQGFQPAMPSPAFAQTHQFSAAGGFSPQAPTQQPLGGQEFNQKKQRKKSRWSSETPDQKTVIPGMPTVIPPGLTRDQERAYIVQLQIEDLTRKLRTGDLGIPVNPEDRSPSPEPIYNSEGKRLNTREYRTRKKIEEERHALITEMVGLNPEFKPPADYKPPATRVNDKVMIPQDEYPEINFVGLLIGPRGNTLKNIEKECCAKIMIRGKGSVKEGKVGRKDGQMLPGEDEPLHALVTANTMENVKKAVEQIRNILKQGIETPEDQNDLRKMQLRELARLNGTLREDDNRILRPWQNTEPRSITNTTLCTKCGGAGHISSDCKYTSTFAAQRATGGEPPQSAQDKARMDKEYLSLMAELGEAPLPTSGGGPPSQQGGPPRSSVHSSSQGPPSRPPWMGSASSDNRNFHAMHGGGHHNFPPPMPSMGGPPMPHNPNGMPPPWMQPPPPPMGQGHGPHGHHMGMMPPPMGMMPPPPPPPNSQPPPPPSGPLPPWQQQAPPPPPTSSMATSTPLPWQQNTPTTSSPGTGSLPPWQQPQQPAASAPQPPPPMGAPSMVPPPPGVQPPLPPGAPPPPPPPPPGSASMMYAPPPPPPPPMDPSNFVMMGMGVPGMPPFGMPPAPPPPPPQN from the exons ATGGTGAAAATATTCGTGGGGAACCTTTCGCCCGAGACCACATCAGACGAACTGAGGTCACTCTTCTCTCAGTACGGCAAGATTGCCGAGTGTTCCATTCTGAAGAGTTTCGGCTTCGTGCACATGGACAGCAaggcggaggcggaggaggcCATCCGCAACCTCCACCAGTATCAACTGAACGGCCAGGCCATGAACGTGGAGCTGAGCCGTGGCAAGACAAGAGGCTCCACCAAGCTCCATGTGGGAAACATCGCATGCACCAACCAAGAGCTGAGGGCCAAGTTTGAAGAATACGGCGTGGTGGTGGAGTGTGACATAGTTAAAAACTATGCCTTTGTTCACATGGAACGCATGGAGGATGCCATGGAGGCCATTAATCAGTTAGACAACACGGCTTTCAAAG CGAGTGGACTGGGCAAAATGGCTACGGGAGCAAACGCAACTCCATTGGGAAAGTTGCACCCCAGCATCGGCGCCAAACGTGGCTTCGACGCGGGGCCCGGCGCTGACAACGGAATGATGCCGAACCCGAGGCCTCCCGCCTCCTTTACGCCAATACAAGGATTCCAGCCTGCGATGCCATCCCCGGCTTTTGCGCAGACGCACCAGTTTAGCGCAGCGGGTGGGTTTTCGCCCCAGGCGCCTACACAGCAGCCGCTCGGCGGACAAG aattcaaCCAGAAGAAACAACGAAAGAAGAGCCGGTGGAGTAGTGAGACGCCCGATCAGAAAACTGTCATACCGGGTATGCCCACTGTCATCCCCCCTGGTCTGACCCGGGACCAAGAGAGAGCCTACATAG TCCAACTGCAGATCGAAGACCTGACACGTAAACTGCGTACAGGAGACCTGGGAATCCCTGTTAACCCTGAGGACAG GTCTCCCTCGCCGGAGCCCATTTACAACAGCGAGGGCAAGAGGCTGAACACGCGCGAGTATCGCACGCGCAAGAAGATCGAGGAGGAGCGCCACGCCCTGATCACCGAAATGGTCGGCCTCAACCCCGAGTTCAAACCGCCTGCCGATTACAA ACCCCCAGCCACCAGAGTCAATGACAAAGTGATGATTCCGCAAGACGAATACCCCGAGATCAACTTTGTCGGGCTGCTTATCGGACCGCG TGGAAACACCTTGAAGAACATTGAAAAAGAATGCTGTGCCAAAATCATGATCCGCGGCAAAGGCTCCGTGAAGGAGGGCAAGGTGGGCAGGAAGGACGGACAGATGCTGCCCGGCGAGGACGAGCCTCTGCACGCCCTGGTCACGGCCAACACCATGGAGAATGTCAAGAAAGCCGTGGAGCAG ATCCGCAATATCCTGAAGCAAGGCATCGAGACGCCCgaggaccagaacgacctgcgCAAGATGCAGCTGAGAGAGCTGGCCAGGCTCAACGGCACGCTGAGAGAAGATGACAACAG GATCCTGCGCCCTTGGCAGAACACGGAGCCCCGCAGCATCACCAACACCACCCTGTGTACAAAGTGCGGCGGGGCGGGCCACATCTCCTCGGACTGCAAATACACCAG TACCTTCGCCGCCCAAAGAGCAACGGGCGGCGAGCCCCCGCAGTCGGCGCAGGACAAGGCTCGTATGGACAAGGAGTACCTGTCGCTCATGGCCGAGCTGGGGGAGGCCCCGCTGCCGACGTCCGGCGGGGGGCCCCCCAGCCAGCAGGGAGGACCCCCCCGGTCCTCCGTGCACAGCAGTAGCCAGGGACCGCCG AGCCGGCCTCCCTGGATGGGCTCTGCTTCCAGCGACAACAGGAACTTCCACGCCATGCACGGAGGAGGCCATCACAACTTCCCTCCCCCCATGCCCAGCATGGGAGGCCCTCCCATGCCCCACAACCCCAACGGCATGCCTCCCCCGTGGATGCAGCCTCCCCCTCCGCCCATGGGCCAGGGCCACGGACCTCACGGGCACCACATGG GCATGATGCCACCTCCCATGGGCATGATGccccctccgccgcctcctcccaACAGtcagccgccgccacctccgtcCGGTCCTTTGCCGCCGTGGCAACAGCAGGCCCCTCCTCCACCGCCGACGAGCAGCATGGCAACAAGCACACCGCTGCCCTGGCAACAAA ATACCCCCACCACATCCAGCCCTGGCACAGGCTCTCTCCCTCCATGGCAACAGCCGCAGCAGCCCGCGGCCTCTGCGCCCCAGCCCCCACCTCCGATGGGCGCCCCCTCCATGGTGCCACCGCCCCCGGGGGTCCAGCCACCCCTCCCGCCCGGTGCACCCCCTCCtccgccaccgccgcccccTGGCTCAGCCAGCATGATGTATGCCCCGCCtccgccacccccgccgccaATGGACCCTTCCAACTTTGTCATGATGGGAATGGGGGTCCCGGGCATGCCCCCGTTTGGGATGCCCCCGGCacctccgcctcctccgcccCAAAATTAA